A section of the Triplophysa dalaica isolate WHDGS20190420 chromosome 8, ASM1584641v1, whole genome shotgun sequence genome encodes:
- the fgf9 gene encoding fibroblast growth factor 4B: MWLLSMMETKMREKVNPTRELITYQLLYCRAGIGFHLQILKNGSVGGVHEPSEYSLLRVFAMSPGVVGIRGVKSEMYLCMNKEGNACGMKEFSNECLFKEHMEENHHNTYSSLPHPGLYLALSQQGQLRRGNRVAPHQASTHFLPRKPHFKQRTSVKN; this comes from the exons TTAATCCAACTAGAGAGCTCATCACATATCAGCTTCTGTATTGCCGTGCTGGAATTGGTTTCCATCTACAGATTCTGAAGAACGGAAGTGTGGGGGGTGTGCACGAGCCATCTGAATACA GCTTACTAAGAGTGTTTGCCATGAGCCCTGGGGTTGTGGGTATCCGTGGTGTCAAGAGTGAGATGTATTTGTGTATGAATAAGGAAGGAAATGCTTGTGGAATG AAAGAGTTCTCAAATGAGTGTCTATTTAAAGAGCACATGGAGGAAAATCACCACAACACCTATTCCTCTCTGCCCCATCCAGGGCTGTACCTTGCGCTGTCACAGCAAGGACAGTTGAGAAGGGGTAACAGGGTGGCCCCACACCAGGCCAGCACACACTTCCTTCCGCGCAAACCTCACTTTAAACAACGGACTAGTGTCAAAAACTGA